Genomic window (Wenzhouxiangella marina):
GAAGTCACCGGGTACGGCGCTAAGGGCCGGCAGGACGACGGTCGGGCTGCTGCCCTCCGCGTAGCTGTCGCTGCCGAGGAAGAAGTTGCCTTCCAGCCCATCGGCATCGGCGATGAAGAACTCGACCCGGATCGGGAAGGCGGAATTGGGCGCGATGCTCGGGACCGAGTAGCTCAGCTCCAGGTTCGGGCCGGCGAGGATCGCGGCCGAGATGTCCGGGAAGTTCTGGCGGCGGTTGGGCCCGCCGTCTGCGTCGTCCACGTCGTTGGCGTTGACGCCGACCGGCGCGATATCGATGCCGAGCCCCACGTTCTGGGAAAAGCGGCTACCGAGAATCCGATTGCCGTTGCCGGGGCCATTGAGCTGAACGCCAGTCGCGTTGCCGCTGAAGAAGTTGAAATCGGTCGGACTCAGTCCACCGATGAGATTGTCGCTGCCGACGATCTCGATGCCCGGGCCGTCGAAGTTGGCGATCATAATGCCACGGATCTGGCTGCCGTCGCCATTGATGCTCAGGCCGCTGGCGCCGGCACCGGCCATCGTGCCAGCCAGAATGACGATCGGCACGGTAGTGAAGTCGGGCTCGGTCGTCCCGTCGATGATGATCGTCTCGGTGATCGTCGGCAGTGCGCTCGCCGGCTGGATCACGTACGGCAAGGGACCGGCGATATCGAAGTCGATCGTGTCGAGCCCGGGCGTCAGGTTGGCGCAGCTGATCGCATCGCGCAGGGAGCCGGGTCCGGTGTCATTGGTGTTGCTGACCGTGGTCGAGCACGCGCCGATGCTGACTTCATAGTCTTCGACCTCGCCGTCGACGGCGATGCCGTCGTAGCTCAGGCCGCCGGCCTGGCTGAAGCGGAAACGCGCGAAGGTCTGGGGCAGGGCCGCAACGACAGGGACGCTGAAGCCCAGGCCGTTGTTGGCACCGGCCACCAGCGCCAGGTCCGTGAAGATCTGTTCGCCCGGGTCGGCCCAGCTGCCGTTGCCGTTGAAGTCGATCCAGGCATTGAGCAGGCCGGCGCCGCTGGCCGTGATGTCCACGGTCGCGCCCTGCCCAGCCACCAGCGGCGTGGTGAACACGACGCCGTCCTCGTCATCGCTGCCGCCGAGGTCGTCACCGGTGGCCGTGGCATCGGGCTGTCCATCGGCTTCGCTATCGCGCAGCGCGCCCAGGAACGGGCCGGCGTCGATGTGACCGGCGCCGTCGTGCTCGATCAAGGACGGGTAGGGATTGCCGGTGGCCGCACCACCTGGGCTGTCGGGTGCATCGCCATAGTCGACGGCCGGGCAGCTGATCGCTGCCTCCCAGCCGGGCGCGGTGACGCTGCCGTCGCTGGAGAAATAGAAACCCAGGCAGCCGGAGGTGCCGATCAGGGTGCCGGGGTTGTTGGTGCCCCACCAGGTCGACCAGGCGGAACCGGTCGCGCCGTCGAACAGGACGTTGCCGGGGGGCAGGGTCGGGTCTTCCAGGGTGTTTGCAGGTGGTGCCGTGCTGCGATCCGCGCCATCCCAGATCCAGAGCCCATCGAAGCCGGCCTCGATATTGAAGCTGCTGAAATCCATCTGGATCGGGCCGCCGTTGTCGGAGCAGACCAGCATCTCCAGCTGTTGATTGTTGCTGTAGTTGGCGGTGCCGCCATCGTCGTAGAAGGTCCCGGTGCAGGTGTTGATGTCGGTGTTGCCCATGTCGAAGCTGGGGACCTCGGCGGTCACGGTCACCGAGTAGCTGTCGATGCACAGGGGATCACCAGTGCCGGTGTCTCCCACGCTCAGGCTCCAGCTGGAGACGCCATCGAGGCCGAGGTAGGCATTCAGATCGCCACCGTTGGGCAGAAAGGTCCCGGTGGTCGGCACGCCGCTGGGAATGGCCGCCGCGGATTGGTCGAAATCGGTGGTGACGCAGCAGTCGATCGAAGTGGCGCCCGACCAGGTGCCCGGGGGCGCCAGGATCTGGTTGCTGCCGGGTCCGTCGATGCGGAAATTGGTTTCGTCATGGAAGGAGTTGCCGGTGCCCGGCGTGTTGCAGCTGCCGTCGGTCTTGAACCAGACGACGGAGACGTCGACGTCGGTGATCACGCTGCCCGGGGGGAAGTCGGCGGCCGTGAAGTCCACGCCGGGCAGGGTCAGGCCATAAGTGCCGTTGCCATCGACGCTGATCAGTCCGGCCGGATCGTAGGTCTTGGTGACCGTCTGCGCCAGGGCGGACGGGACGGAAAGGACGGCGGCGATCAGCGCAATCGCGATGGCCGGGAATCGAGTCTTGCAGCGCATTGGGTCTCCCCCCTCCATAGATCAAGTCCCCAGCATCCCCCAGGGGACACTGGCCGGTCAAGAGAGGACGGTGCCGGCGAGCCTTCCGGTCGGGCTTTCCGGCTGGGATTTCCGGCTGGGATTTCCAAGTATCCTTGTGCAGGACCATTCTTCGGCTGCAACACCCATGAAAGACTTCCGTCGCCCGATCGGGCCGCTCGATCAGCAAGCGCAGCTTCGATCGCTGAAGATCAAGCTCATCGTCGCGCAGATCATCGGTGGTCTATTGGCCATCGTCCTGGCCCTGTCGGCGCTGGCCTACTTCACCGGTGATGATCTATTCCCTATCGAGATCGATCGGCAGACCGCGCTGATCGCGATGGTCATCGCGGGCCTCGGCACGGTCGCCGAGAGCCTCGTCACCTTCCTGCTTCGCCTTCGCATCCGACGCCTGGAAGCCTCAGACGAAGCCTGAGCCAGCTGCTCGCGGCGCGTTCTCCGCCCTTCGTCCGCTCCGATGGTTGGGACATTCGCTACGAGCCCAACGCTCTGTGCTGGATACTGATGCCCGAGACCTCGATCGACGAGCTGGTTGAATCCGCAGTTCCGGCAGCAGAAGCGCTCGATGTCGACCTGTCTCTCTAGTCTCCGGACCGCCATGCAGGCCCTGCCCATGCTGGAGCGGGAAACGCTGGAGCTGTTCTACGGTCGCGGCAGCAACTGAAAGACTCGATCGAAGGAGATCGCTATGAACATCGACGACAAGATTCGCCAAGAACTCGCACGACGTGACGCCGAGCCTGGAGATGTCAGCACAGCAGATGCCGGCGTATTCGGGCGTTGTTCCAGGTCTTTACCGCAGGCGACCTGGAGCAGCTTCTGTTCTGCGGGCTGATTGCCGTGGCCGCCTTCAACGGTCTCGGATTGCTCAAACTCTGGTTCTTCCTCGAGATGAACCTCGAGCGCGACCGCAACTGGACCGCGCGGGAGCTCAAACGCCTGGAGATCGCGCTGACCAGTGATCGCCTGAATGCGGCGGCCGACTTGAAGTAATCTGCAGTTGTCCGCTGCTATTCAGGGGCGTCGGACCTGGCTGATGCGCCGGTGAATCTGTTGGTAGAGGGACAGAAAGGCCTCGTACTCGAGCGGCGGGGTGGTCTGGCGTACGGCATCGAAGTAGTCGGACGGGGCCAGGCAGCCGTGACGGCTGGCGATACAGTGGCGAAGGGTCAGGGGGTGTTGTCCGTAGCAGCCGCCGATCCGGTCGCAAAGCAGGGCCGTGACCACCGTGCCCTGGAGTACGGGGTCGTACATGAATCGAGTCGCCGGGTAATCAGCATAGGGTGGGTCGACTTCTTCATTCGTCACCAGAAAATCCAGCGCCGCCAGCATGGCGCCCTCATCCACGCTGCTGCCGAGAATGTTCAGCGCATCCCGGCTAGCTGCATCGACCGAGATCGACTCGGACGTGGCCTGTAGCGCGTCGCTGGTCGAGAACAGCGAGCCTTCGAAGAGGTAGTCTTCCGAGAGTGACTGCATTGCGGTTGCGTCGATCGCATCCGCCGGGTCGAGGCCGGGAGGAAGTGCTTCGGCACAGAACTCGGCGGCCTCGGCGAGAACGGGGCCGCGCAGGCCGAGTTGCGTTCTGGCCGCCTCGCTCATGCCTTCGATCTGTACGGCACGGAAACAGGGCTCCAGCCACTGCGAATAGAGGTGCCTGGCTTGCGGCGACAGTTCACCATCGGCGTCAAGTTGGCGCTCCAATGTGGCCGCCAGCGTTTCTTCGTAAACGATGGGCCTTACTGGATCCGGGGCCACCGTTTCGGCGGCCCCGGATGCATCGACCTCGATCCGTGAAGGCGGTGCAGGTGAATCGTTCGCCTCCGATTTCGGGGCGAGGGACGATGCCTCCGATTCGACCGCAGCGTCAACGGGTTGAATCGTCGGTTGGGTCCGGTCAAGCCAGGCCCATATCCCGATTCCGAAGACGGCCAGGCCAAAAACTGCAGCACTGAGGTATCGCATGATTCCCTGTCAACTCGCTTCTTGAGGATCTGGATGGTCAGCCTCGGCAGCCCCTATCAGCAGCCTCTCAGGGAGCCCGGGACGGGGTTGTCGTGGATGAAGGGTGAACTGTAGGGCGACAGGACCGGCCAGCGCTCGCTGCTGCCGTCGGAGTAGGTTACGCGAATCGCCGTACGGTTGTGCATGACCCGATTCCGGGACGTCAAGGTCATCCTGGAGATGTCGTAGCGGGCATGCAGAAAGCGCGTCGTCGTGTCCGAGTTGCAGGTCGCGTCTACCGGATTGTCCAGCGCAGGAGGAACGATGCCGGCTTCGGTTCGGCTGTGGACGACGGTCCCGCCGCCGCCACCGCCGCCACCACCACCGCCGCCGATCATGATGCGGCGAAAGCGCGGCCAGCCGAAGGAGGGGCCCGGAGACGGGGCGACCACGGTCATCGGCGGCAGCTCGATCGGATCACCGCCGCAGCTGATTGCCTCCTTGCTGCCCGCATCCCGGCCTTGCCGACGCGCGCCATCGGTCCCGCTGGCCGCCGGTGCTTCGGCAAAGTTGACGCCGGTCATGACGTAGTCGTCCGGGCCGGGAACGTAGGTGCTGTAGCTGGGATCGTACCAGGCGCTCTCGCGTTCCCAGACGCCGGAGTTGGGGTTGTAGACATACTCGGCGACGTTCGGGCTTGTGGACTGAATCTGATTCTCACAAGCCAACGCGGCGGGTGTGGCGAGCAACAGGAACATCAGAGCACATGCGCCCCGCAATAATGCAACGTTCATGGACATGGGAAAGCCTCCAGTTGTCAGTGATCAACAAGTCCCCCTGGTGGCGCCGCGGAAAAACATAGCTAAGCCGGCAAAGGCTGTCAATATCAAGAGTATGAAACTTAGCGTATTTCAGGCATATCAATTCCTGCTAATTACGCGACCCGGGTCCGTACTTGCCCGGATCGGTGTCGAAGCAGAGCAATGCTGGACGTCGAGGAGCCGTTCAAGACGCGATTCGAGCTCTTCGTCGTGCCT
Coding sequences:
- a CDS encoding GEVED domain-containing protein — its product is MRCKTRFPAIAIALIAAVLSVPSALAQTVTKTYDPAGLISVDGNGTYGLTLPGVDFTAADFPPGSVITDVDVSVVWFKTDGSCNTPGTGNSFHDETNFRIDGPGSNQILAPPGTWSGATSIDCCVTTDFDQSAAAIPSGVPTTGTFLPNGGDLNAYLGLDGVSSWSLSVGDTGTGDPLCIDSYSVTVTAEVPSFDMGNTDINTCTGTFYDDGGTANYSNNQQLEMLVCSDNGGPIQMDFSSFNIEAGFDGLWIWDGADRSTAPPANTLEDPTLPPGNVLFDGATGSAWSTWWGTNNPGTLIGTSGCLGFYFSSDGSVTAPGWEAAISCPAVDYGDAPDSPGGAATGNPYPSLIEHDGAGHIDAGPFLGALRDSEADGQPDATATGDDLGGSDDEDGVVFTTPLVAGQGATVDITASGAGLLNAWIDFNGNGSWADPGEQIFTDLALVAGANNGLGFSVPVVAALPQTFARFRFSQAGGLSYDGIAVDGEVEDYEVSIGACSTTVSNTNDTGPGSLRDAISCANLTPGLDTIDFDIAGPLPYVIQPASALPTITETIIIDGTTEPDFTTVPIVILAGTMAGAGASGLSINGDGSQIRGIMIANFDGPGIEIVGSDNLIGGLSPTDFNFFSGNATGVQLNGPGNGNRILGSRFSQNVGLGIDIAPVGVNANDVDDADGGPNRRQNFPDISAAILAGPNLELSYSVPSIAPNSAFPIRVEFFIADADGLEGNFFLGSDSYAEGSSPTVVLPALSAVPGDFIVATATDADGNTSEFSAAAVVVDPAVDLAITKTDGVSSVVPGLSTTYTISVSNLSAFDAIGANVSDSFPAGTSCSWTCVASAGSACTAGPVAGNINDTVDLLAGGLLTYTATCGIAASATGTLVNTATVTVPVGINDPVPGNNNATDTNTLNPQADLFATKSDGQTEATPGESVTYSIGVSNVGPSDAPGSLVTDTAPAACTAFDWTCVASGGGSCTAAGSGSISDTVDLPVGASLSYSATCTIDPAATGTLDNTVSVATAAGITEVNGTDNSSTDSDTLGASSDLSISKLAQGVPDPILIGSTFSYLISADNAGPSDATNVVVLDSLPAGLDYVSDDCGASFSAPDWTWTIGNLASGDSASCTLEVSVSALGAISNTVSISSDSNDPDGANNADTAVLIGAQATDVGITLTSDASPDLGPGDSFTYTVTGTNNGPGTATGLDFTLVLSARTSFVSSTCGAVLSGDTLSWSVASLAEFDSTSCEITVLVTGAGTILATASVATETADPDPVNNSGELIFGIAGIPVPIFGPLGLLLLMLLSLGVGVLVLRRS
- a CDS encoding DUF6768 family protein, translated to MFQVFTAGDLEQLLFCGLIAVAAFNGLGLLKLWFFLEMNLERDRNWTARELKRLEIALTSDRLNAAADLK